In the Bacillus amyloliquefaciens DSM 7 = ATCC 23350 genome, ATCAACAAATTTTTTTTAGGGGGATTTATGAAAATGAAACACAAGTTTTTCTCAACTGTCATGGCAAGTTTATTCGGCTTGGTTTTACTTCTTTCTCTGCCGACAGCGTCATTCGCCGCTGAGTCAAGTTCAACCGTTCACGAGCCGGAAATGTCCACAAAGGCGACTGCTACATTATTTGCAAAATATACAGGTGCCAGCCAGCAGGAATGGTCATTTTCTGATATCGAATTGACGTACCGCCCGAACACGATTCTGAGCTTAGGCGTTATGGAATTTACCCTTCCAAGCGGATTTACGGCTACAACAAAAGATACAGTAAACGGACACGCTTTGCGTGAAAGACAGATTCTGAATAACGGCAAAACAGTCAGACTTCCGTTAAACATTGATTTAATCGGCGCGGCGGAATTTAAGCTTTCTCTTAATAATAAAACGCTGCCTGCTGCAGGTACATATAAGTTCCGCGCAGAAAATAAATCATTAAGCATAGGCTCTAAATTCTATGCTGAGGACACAATTGTTGTTCAAAAACGCAGCACACCGCCGACACAGCCTTGCAACTGCAAATAATTGCGGAAACGGACCGGCACAAGCCCATCGCTTGTCAGCCGGTCTTTTTTTTGTGCTGTTTTCTTTCTTCCGGCTCTCACATTGACAAACCTTTGAAACAGGAGTACATTCTTGTTTGTTGTATTTGGAGTGACGAAAACAGTTTCTTAAGGAGTTATGAGGATTGGGAAGAATCAAAAATAAACAATTTGCCGTCATCGGGCTCGGCCGTTTCGGCGGAAGCATCTGCAAAGAGCTTTTTAAAATGGGG is a window encoding:
- the bslA gene encoding biofilm surface layer hydrophobin BslA produces the protein MKHKFFSTVMASLFGLVLLLSLPTASFAAESSSTVHEPEMSTKATATLFAKYTGASQQEWSFSDIELTYRPNTILSLGVMEFTLPSGFTATTKDTVNGHALRERQILNNGKTVRLPLNIDLIGAAEFKLSLNNKTLPAAGTYKFRAENKSLSIGSKFYAEDTIVVQKRSTPPTQPCNCK